Below is a genomic region from Pseudocalidococcus azoricus BACA0444.
AGCCGTAAACACCAAGGACTGGGAAAGGACTTGACGGGGACTGAGATCAGAATTAAAGGTAACTTCCTCTAAAGCACATTCCGGCAAGGGTAACGGCATCACGCCCCCCGGTGGAAAAGCCCAAAGCCGATATTGTTCAATAAAGAGATCGCTCCAGCCATTTTCCTGACACCAGGCCCGGGCCACGTCTAGGGAATATTTCAAGAGGGGGGTGGATGTGATGCTGGTTTTCATTGCCTTACCTCGAAAATTCTGGTCGCCAACTCAAAAACAAATGTCCCAAAATGTATTCTGAGTCACTCCAAACGTGCCAGATCATCGGTTTTGTTCTACTTGTGACCTTAACAGAGGGGCCAATAGAGAACCCAGCGGTTGTTGTAAGTCTTAATGTCTATTTGAGGACACAATTGGGCTAGATCAAGCAACATCCCAGGCCAGGCCAAGAATAGAGCTATTTGCGAAGATTCTAAGAACTGTTACAGATTCTCAAGAAAATGCGAAAACCTGTAAAGCCCAGTGATACGATTCCTTCAGTTATTAGCGTGCGTGCCCCTTTGGCCGGCTGATTTGACTACACAATGACTGACACAAACAAACTTTTACCTTGTAGAGTGCAAGATTGGGAGTTGTAGCTCATGCCTGAAACCTTGACTGGACAACCGCCTCTGTATGCTGGTAGCACTGGGGGCCTGTTAACCAAAGCTGAAGTTGAAGAAAAGTATGCCATTACCTGGACTAGCCCGAAAGAACAGGTGTTTGAAATGCCCACGGCCGGCGCGGCAGTGATGCGGGAAGGTGAAAACCTCGTCTATTTGGCCCGGAAAGAGCAATGCTTGGCCCTGGCCGCTCAACAGCTAAAGCCCCGGAAAATTAACGATTACAAGATTTACCGTGTCTTTCCCGATGGAGAGAGTGTCTTATTACATCCCAAGGATGGTGTTTTCCCCGAGAAAGTCAACGCTGGCCGGGAATCAATTAATGCTGTCCCGCGCTCTATTGGCGAAAACCCCAGCCCCGGCCAAATCAAGTTCTCTGGGAAACAGCCCTACGATCCTTAATATTGGTTGAACTCCTGAAGTAATTTCTATCATTTTGCGGGGGTGGGTTGCTGCTCCCGTTTTTTATTGGCTAGGGTTGAGAAAACTTGGATAAATCTCATGGCTGCCCCAATTGAACCAATCTTGATTCAAAATGCTGATGTCCTGCTGCCAGAGGGGTTAAGTCGGGTGGAGGTGCTACTTACAGGGGGTAAAATTGCCGAAATTAGCGAAAGTATTGATCACGGGAATTTAGAAAACTTGCGGGTGATTGATGGCACGGGTTTAGTCCTCATGCCGGGAGTGATTGATCCCCAAGTTCATTTTCGCGAACCCGGCCTGGAGCATAAGGAAGATTTATTCTCAGCCAGTTGCGCCTGTGCCCATGGGGGAGTCACCTCGTTTTTAGAAATGCCGAACACCAATCCCCTGACGATCACCCAAGCAGCATTGACAGATAAGCTCCAGCGGGCCGCCCAAAAGTCTCTGGTCAATTATGGGTTTTTTATTGGGGCCACCGCTGAAAACTTACCCGACTTACGCACCGCCACCCCCACCCCTGGCATCAAAATTTTCATGGGTTCAATGCACGGCGATTTACTGGTGGATCAAGAAGCAGTGTTGGAGCCGATTTTTTATCGTGATTTGTCTGATCCAAACTATGAAAACCGCTTAATTGCTGTTCATGCCGAAGACCAGGCCCGGATTAAAGCACGCCGCCAGGAGTTTGCTGGACGAACAGATGTCGCGATTCACTCCCTGATTCAAGACAACCAGGCCGCCCTCAATGCGACCCAACTGGCCCTCAAACTCTCGAAAAAATATCAACGCCGCCTTCACATTCTCCATATGTCCACCGCCGAAGAAGCGGAATTGTTGAGAGTAGAGAAGCCGGCCTGGGTGACTGCAGAAGTTACGCCCCAACATTTATTTTTGAATACCGATGCCTACGAGAGCATTGGTACCTTGGCGAAGATGAATCCGCCGTTACGTTCTCCCCATGATCAAGCGGTGTTATGGCAGGCCCTTGTGGATGGAGTGGTGGATTTTATTGCTACGGATCACGCCCCCCATACCCTAGCGGAAAAAGGTCAAGACCAGATTGATGAACCCCTGGCCCAACATCCCGCCACTGTTTTTCTGGAACCTGCTAATGCCCCCTCAGGAATGCCCGGTGTGGAAACCGCCTTACCCTTAATGCTGACCCAGGCCGCCCAGGGAAAATGTACCATCCCTCAAGTGGCTCAATGGATGTCCTTGAATGTGGCCCAGGCCTACAAAATTCCCAATAAAGGCTTAATTCAACCGGGCTATGATGCCGATGTAGTTTTAGTAGATATGAAAACCTATCAACCTGTCCGGCGAGAGGAACTGTTGACCAAATGTGGCTGGAGTCCCTTTGAAGGTTGGAACTTAACAGGTTGGCCAGTCTATACGATTGTGGGTGGGCAAGTGGCGTTTGAAAACGGTAAGCTCAACACAGAAGTTCGGGGCCAGGCCTTGCAATTTGGTTAATTACAATCGAGGCCGGGATCAGACAGTCT
It encodes:
- the psaD gene encoding photosystem I reaction center subunit II PsaD is translated as MPETLTGQPPLYAGSTGGLLTKAEVEEKYAITWTSPKEQVFEMPTAGAAVMREGENLVYLARKEQCLALAAQQLKPRKINDYKIYRVFPDGESVLLHPKDGVFPEKVNAGRESINAVPRSIGENPSPGQIKFSGKQPYDP
- a CDS encoding dihydroorotase produces the protein MAAPIEPILIQNADVLLPEGLSRVEVLLTGGKIAEISESIDHGNLENLRVIDGTGLVLMPGVIDPQVHFREPGLEHKEDLFSASCACAHGGVTSFLEMPNTNPLTITQAALTDKLQRAAQKSLVNYGFFIGATAENLPDLRTATPTPGIKIFMGSMHGDLLVDQEAVLEPIFYRDLSDPNYENRLIAVHAEDQARIKARRQEFAGRTDVAIHSLIQDNQAALNATQLALKLSKKYQRRLHILHMSTAEEAELLRVEKPAWVTAEVTPQHLFLNTDAYESIGTLAKMNPPLRSPHDQAVLWQALVDGVVDFIATDHAPHTLAEKGQDQIDEPLAQHPATVFLEPANAPSGMPGVETALPLMLTQAAQGKCTIPQVAQWMSLNVAQAYKIPNKGLIQPGYDADVVLVDMKTYQPVRREELLTKCGWSPFEGWNLTGWPVYTIVGGQVAFENGKLNTEVRGQALQFG
- a CDS encoding slr1957 family protein — translated: MKTSITSTPLLKYSLDVARAWCQENGWSDLFIEQYRLWAFPPGGVMPLPLPECALEEVTFNSDLSPRQVLSQSLVFTAAIGSVLTSFATHSPVILVAGFAACAIAVGLGEP